A stretch of the Haloplanus aerogenes genome encodes the following:
- a CDS encoding double zinc ribbon domain-containing protein has translation MSKITFRADDDLVERLEAFDASKSEVMREALRTYLDDAERDESSNTGSDGLEAMLAEYAFAAREPPEINVNVTVDGETAEPSDVSVDREADPTARKTERDTAEGTTGSHNTCSQCGEEMSAGHVYCPNCGEKATHRVFCDCGDELRSDWAFCPSCGRRTPAADVLDRP, from the coding sequence ATGAGCAAGATCACGTTCCGCGCCGACGACGATCTCGTCGAGCGACTGGAGGCGTTCGACGCCTCCAAAAGCGAGGTGATGCGCGAGGCGTTGCGCACTTACCTCGACGACGCGGAGCGTGACGAGTCGTCGAACACCGGATCGGACGGGCTCGAAGCGATGCTCGCGGAGTACGCGTTCGCAGCGCGCGAACCACCGGAGATCAACGTAAACGTCACGGTGGACGGCGAGACGGCGGAGCCGTCGGACGTGTCCGTCGACCGCGAGGCCGACCCGACGGCGCGTAAGACGGAGCGTGACACGGCCGAGGGGACGACGGGATCGCACAACACGTGTTCGCAGTGTGGCGAGGAGATGTCGGCGGGGCACGTCTACTGCCCGAACTGCGGCGAGAAGGCTACACACCGCGTGTTCTGCGACTGTGGCGACGAGCTTCGATCCGACTGGGCGTTCTGTCCGAGCTGTGGTCGTCGCACCCCAGCGGCGGACGTGCTCGACCGGCCGTAA
- a CDS encoding ribbon-helix-helix domain-containing protein, which translates to MERVTLRIPKQQIEEVEQMVETGEFPNRSEAIRSAVREMLNEQSESRDEKRNRNRGWAKV; encoded by the coding sequence ATGGAGCGTGTGACACTACGAATTCCGAAGCAGCAGATCGAGGAGGTCGAACAGATGGTCGAGACGGGAGAGTTCCCGAATCGAAGCGAAGCCATCCGCTCGGCAGTCCGCGAGATGCTCAACGAACAGAGCGAGTCCCGTGACGAGAAGCGCAACCGTAACCGCGGCTGGGCGAAGGTGTGA
- the ftsZ gene encoding cell division protein FtsZ, translated as MQGFVQDAIEREEAEQRDADEDDSFGDPRIVIVGAGGAGNNTVNRLYNIGVDGAETVAINTDKQHLKMIEADTKILVGKSLTQGLGAGGDPSMGERATEMAQGTIKEVLGEADLVFVTAGMGGGTGTGAAPVVSKIAKEQGAIVVGMVSTPFNVERARTVKAEEGLEKLRGEADSIIVLDNNRLLDYVPNLPIGKAFSVMDQIIAETVKGISETITQPSLINLDYADMSTIMNQGGVAVMLVGETQDKNKTQEVVSDAMNHPLLDVDYRGASGGLVHITGGPDLTLKEAEGIANNITERLEASANVIWGARIQEEYKGKVRVMAIMTGVQSAQVLGPSTQRQAEKSRRSLNGEDVSEFDASDNVGQDQRSWSDGGRDRNQVEQRNGIDVIK; from the coding sequence ATGCAGGGATTCGTCCAAGACGCCATCGAGCGCGAGGAGGCCGAACAGCGGGACGCCGACGAGGACGACTCGTTCGGCGACCCGCGCATCGTCATCGTCGGTGCGGGTGGCGCCGGCAACAACACCGTCAACCGCCTGTACAACATCGGCGTCGACGGTGCGGAGACGGTCGCCATCAACACCGACAAACAGCACCTGAAGATGATTGAGGCCGACACGAAGATCCTCGTCGGCAAATCGCTGACTCAGGGGCTCGGTGCCGGTGGCGACCCCTCGATGGGTGAGCGTGCGACCGAGATGGCCCAGGGGACGATCAAGGAAGTCCTCGGCGAGGCCGACCTCGTCTTCGTGACGGCCGGGATGGGCGGCGGTACCGGTACCGGCGCCGCGCCCGTCGTCTCCAAGATCGCCAAAGAGCAGGGCGCCATCGTCGTCGGCATGGTGTCGACGCCGTTCAACGTCGAGCGTGCTCGCACGGTGAAAGCCGAAGAGGGGCTGGAAAAGCTCCGCGGCGAAGCCGATTCGATCATCGTCCTCGACAACAACCGCTTGCTGGACTACGTGCCCAACCTGCCCATCGGCAAGGCGTTCTCCGTGATGGACCAGATCATCGCCGAGACCGTCAAGGGCATCTCCGAGACTATCACGCAGCCGTCCCTGATCAACCTGGACTACGCGGACATGTCCACGATCATGAATCAGGGCGGCGTCGCGGTGATGCTCGTCGGCGAGACGCAGGACAAGAACAAGACACAAGAGGTGGTGAGCGACGCGATGAACCACCCCCTCTTGGACGTGGACTACCGCGGTGCGTCCGGTGGACTCGTCCACATCACCGGCGGTCCCGACCTCACGCTGAAAGAGGCCGAAGGCATCGCCAACAACATCACCGAACGACTGGAGGCGAGCGCCAACGTCATCTGGGGCGCGCGCATCCAGGAGGAGTACAAGGGCAAGGTGCGGGTCATGGCCATCATGACCGGCGTCCAGAGCGCCCAGGTCCTCGGCCCGTCGACGCAGCGACAGGCCGAGAAGTCCCGGCGCAGCCTCAACGGCGAGGATGTTTCGGAATTCGATGCGAGCGACAATGTCGGTCAGGATCAGCGATCCTGGTCCGACGGCGGTCGTGACCGCAATCAGGTCGAACAGCGCAACGGCATCGACGTGATCAAGTAG
- the ncsA gene encoding tRNA 2-thiolation protein NcsA — translation MDCDKCGREAVMHAAYSGAHLCDDHFRASVEKRVRRRIREDDLLPADASPENPQTWVIGLSGGKDSVVLTQILVETFGRDPRVELVALSIHEGIEGYRDESLDACRELTADLELHHEVVSYADELGVRMDDVVEKDPENMAACAYCGVFRRDLLESYAEELGADKLLTGHNLDDEAQTALMNFFEGDLRQMAKHFDASLGPFDRRAESAHFVPRAKPLRDVPEKEVALYAHLADLPAHITECPHASEAYRGEIQQLLLEMEENHPGTRHSIMAGYEELAELAAQRYRDTDDTDDLGECERCGSSTSGRICRKCRLVESIEAV, via the coding sequence ATGGACTGCGACAAGTGTGGTCGCGAGGCGGTGATGCACGCCGCCTACTCGGGCGCCCACCTCTGTGACGACCATTTCCGCGCCTCGGTCGAAAAACGCGTGCGCCGCCGCATCCGGGAGGACGACCTCCTGCCGGCGGACGCCTCGCCCGAGAACCCGCAGACGTGGGTGATCGGCCTCTCCGGCGGCAAGGACAGCGTCGTCCTCACCCAGATTCTGGTGGAGACGTTCGGCCGCGACCCCCGTGTCGAACTCGTCGCGCTCTCGATCCACGAGGGGATCGAGGGCTACCGCGACGAGAGCCTCGACGCCTGTCGAGAACTGACTGCCGACCTCGAACTCCACCACGAAGTCGTGTCGTACGCCGACGAACTCGGTGTGCGGATGGACGACGTGGTGGAGAAAGACCCCGAGAACATGGCCGCCTGCGCCTACTGCGGCGTGTTCCGGCGCGACCTGCTGGAATCCTACGCCGAGGAACTCGGCGCCGACAAACTCCTGACGGGTCACAACCTCGACGACGAGGCCCAGACGGCGCTCATGAACTTCTTCGAGGGCGACCTGCGACAGATGGCCAAACACTTCGACGCGAGTCTCGGCCCCTTCGACCGCCGGGCCGAGAGCGCCCACTTCGTGCCGCGGGCCAAACCCCTGCGTGACGTGCCGGAGAAGGAGGTGGCGCTGTACGCCCACCTGGCCGACTTGCCGGCCCACATCACGGAGTGCCCCCACGCCAGCGAGGCCTACCGCGGCGAGATCCAGCAACTCCTGCTGGAGATGGAGGAGAACCACCCTGGGACGCGCCACTCGATCATGGCGGGCTACGAGGAACTCGCGGAACTCGCTGCCCAGCGCTACCGCGATACCGACGACACCGACGACCTGGGTGAGTGCGAGCGCTGTGGATCGAGTACGAGCGGTCGCATCTGCCGGAAGTGCCGGCTGGTCGAATCGATCGAGGCGGTGTAA